One region of Vigna angularis cultivar LongXiaoDou No.4 chromosome 10, ASM1680809v1, whole genome shotgun sequence genomic DNA includes:
- the LOC108335036 gene encoding F-box protein SKIP2 isoform X5, whose amino-acid sequence MNPYANLAHFQVVTRVPHAPPPLSSMPSLCNKSFNTSPPLPAHISMGQSPSTAAPPAPDINRQQISQLHSSSDPDFDADHTIRLSDDCLAVIFHFLSNADRKECSEVCRRWRRVDGERRHRLSLVARPELQELVSPLFDRFESVTKLTLRIDRKYASLNDDALIMISKRCRNLTRLKLRGCRDVTEIGMAGVGDNCKALKKLSCASCMFGTKGIAALLDRCVTLEDLTLKRLRGVPQITEVEVGAAASLKSICIKELVNGQSFAPLVIGSKKLRTLKVIGCTGDWDDSLVRIGCLNGGLVEIHLEKVQVSDVGLVGVARCLRLETLHVVKTAECSNVGLAMVAERCRLLRKVHIDGWRTNRIGDDGLAAIAKHCPDLQELVLIGVYPTFSSLAAIACNCRNLERLALCGIGTVGDAEIECIADKCVALKKLCIKGCPVSNAGIGALASGCPNLVKVKVKKCRKITGRGVEWVREKRVSLAFNYDDSEVEALDGSGSDGVGGAQDGMAEAEADAEAEAEAPSTNNNTRLTMLRTRRQGST is encoded by the exons ATGAACCCATACGCAAATCTCGCCCACTTCCAGGTGGTTACGCGAGTGCCCCACGCGCCTCCTCCCTTAAGTTCAATGCCTTCTCTTTGTAATAAATCCTTCAATACCTCTCCGCCGCTTCCCGCACACATTTCCATGGGACAGTCACCGTCCACCGCCGCGCCGCCTGCGCCGGATATCAATCGCCAACAAATTTCTCAGTTACATTCAAGCAGCGATCCCGATTTCGATGCCGACCACACAATCCGTCTTTCCGACGATTGCTTGGCCGTGATTTTCCATTTTCTCAGCAACGCCGACAGGAAAGAGTGCTCTGAGGTCTGCCGGCGATGGCGCCGCGTGGACGGCGAGAGACGGCACCGCCTCTCGCTTGTCGCTCGGCCTGAATTGCAAGAGCTCGTTTCTCCCCTATTTGACCGCTTCGAATCGGTCACAAAACTCACTTTACGAATCGACCGGAAGTACGCGAGCTTAAACGACGATGCTTTGATTATGATCTCGAAGCGGTGCAGGAACCTCACGCGTCTGAAGTTGCGCGGGTGCCGTGACGTAACGGAAATTGGAATGGCCGGCGTAGGCGATAATTGCAAGGCCTTGAAGAAGCTATCGTGTGCGTCGTGCATGTTCGGCACGAAGGGAATCGCAGCGCTGCTCGATCGATGCGTCACGTTAGAAGATCTAACGCTGAAGCGGCTCCGCGGGGTCCCCCAAATCACTGAGGTGGAGGTTGGTGCCGCGGCTTCGTTGAAATCTATATGCATAAAGGAGCTCGTGAACGGTCAAAGCTTTGCGCCGCTTGTGATTGGTTCGAAGAAGCTTCGAACTTTGAAGGTGATTGGGTGTACGGGGGATTGGGATGATAGTCTGGTTAGAATTGGGTGTTTAAACGGTGGTTTGGTTGAGATTCACTTGGAGAAAGTTCAAGTTAGCGATGTGGGACTTGTGGGGGTGGCCAGGTGTTTGAGGTTGGAGACTCTGCACGTTGTGAAAACCGCGGAATGCTCCAATGTAGGGCTTGCGATGGTTGCTGAGAGGTGTAGGTTGTTGAGGAAGGTTCACATAGATGGATGGAGGACTAATAGGATTGGTGATGATGGTTTGGCTGCGATTGCGAAACACTGTCCTGATTTGCAGGAGCTTGTGTTGATTGGTGTTTACCCTACTTTTTCGAGCTTGGCGGCGATTGCTTGCAATTGCAGGAATTTGGAGAGGTTGGCTCTTTGTGGGATTGGAACGGTTGGTGATGCAGAGATTGAGTGTATTGCCGATAAGTGTGTTGCACTCAAGAAGCTATGCATTAAAGGGTGTCCTGTATCCAATGCTGGGATCGGAGCTCTAGCTTCGGGGTGTCCCAATTTGGTTAAGGTTAAGGTGAAGAAGTGCAGAAAGATTACTGGTAGAGGGGTAGAGTGGGTGCGAGAAAAGAGGGTTTCTTTGGCGTTTAATTATGATGATAGTGAAGTTGAAGCTTTGGATGGGAGTGGAAGTGATGGTGTTGGGGGAGCTCAGGATGGTATGGCAGAGGCTGAGGCAGACGCTGAGGCGGAGGCTGAGGCTCCTTCAACTAATAACAACACCCGATTGACAATGTTGCGAACAAG ACGACAGGGAAGCACATAA
- the LOC108335036 gene encoding F-box protein SKIP2 isoform X2: MNPYANLAHFQVVTRVPHAPPPLSSMPSLCNKSFNTSPPLPAHISMGQSPSTAAPPAPDINRQQISQLHSSSDPDFDADHTIRLSDDCLAVIFHFLSNADRKECSEVCRRWRRVDGERRHRLSLVARPELQELVSPLFDRFESVTKLTLRIDRKYASLNDDALIMISKRCRNLTRLKLRGCRDVTEIGMAGVGDNCKALKKLSCASCMFGTKGIAALLDRCVTLEDLTLKRLRGVPQITEVEVGAAASLKSICIKELVNGQSFAPLVIGSKKLRTLKVIGCTGDWDDSLVRIGCLNGGLVEIHLEKVQVSDVGLVGVARCLRLETLHVVKTAECSNVGLAMVAERCRLLRKVHIDGWRTNRIGDDGLAAIAKHCPDLQELVLIGVYPTFSSLAAIACNCRNLERLALCGIGTVGDAEIECIADKCVALKKLCIKGCPVSNAGIGALASGCPNLVKVKVKKCRKITGRGVEWVREKRVSLAFNYDDSEVEALDGSGSDGVGGAQDGMAEAEADAEAEAEAPSTNNNTRLTMLRTRLGLLAGRNILSCAFRRLSNIDNVSSSSFL; this comes from the coding sequence ATGAACCCATACGCAAATCTCGCCCACTTCCAGGTGGTTACGCGAGTGCCCCACGCGCCTCCTCCCTTAAGTTCAATGCCTTCTCTTTGTAATAAATCCTTCAATACCTCTCCGCCGCTTCCCGCACACATTTCCATGGGACAGTCACCGTCCACCGCCGCGCCGCCTGCGCCGGATATCAATCGCCAACAAATTTCTCAGTTACATTCAAGCAGCGATCCCGATTTCGATGCCGACCACACAATCCGTCTTTCCGACGATTGCTTGGCCGTGATTTTCCATTTTCTCAGCAACGCCGACAGGAAAGAGTGCTCTGAGGTCTGCCGGCGATGGCGCCGCGTGGACGGCGAGAGACGGCACCGCCTCTCGCTTGTCGCTCGGCCTGAATTGCAAGAGCTCGTTTCTCCCCTATTTGACCGCTTCGAATCGGTCACAAAACTCACTTTACGAATCGACCGGAAGTACGCGAGCTTAAACGACGATGCTTTGATTATGATCTCGAAGCGGTGCAGGAACCTCACGCGTCTGAAGTTGCGCGGGTGCCGTGACGTAACGGAAATTGGAATGGCCGGCGTAGGCGATAATTGCAAGGCCTTGAAGAAGCTATCGTGTGCGTCGTGCATGTTCGGCACGAAGGGAATCGCAGCGCTGCTCGATCGATGCGTCACGTTAGAAGATCTAACGCTGAAGCGGCTCCGCGGGGTCCCCCAAATCACTGAGGTGGAGGTTGGTGCCGCGGCTTCGTTGAAATCTATATGCATAAAGGAGCTCGTGAACGGTCAAAGCTTTGCGCCGCTTGTGATTGGTTCGAAGAAGCTTCGAACTTTGAAGGTGATTGGGTGTACGGGGGATTGGGATGATAGTCTGGTTAGAATTGGGTGTTTAAACGGTGGTTTGGTTGAGATTCACTTGGAGAAAGTTCAAGTTAGCGATGTGGGACTTGTGGGGGTGGCCAGGTGTTTGAGGTTGGAGACTCTGCACGTTGTGAAAACCGCGGAATGCTCCAATGTAGGGCTTGCGATGGTTGCTGAGAGGTGTAGGTTGTTGAGGAAGGTTCACATAGATGGATGGAGGACTAATAGGATTGGTGATGATGGTTTGGCTGCGATTGCGAAACACTGTCCTGATTTGCAGGAGCTTGTGTTGATTGGTGTTTACCCTACTTTTTCGAGCTTGGCGGCGATTGCTTGCAATTGCAGGAATTTGGAGAGGTTGGCTCTTTGTGGGATTGGAACGGTTGGTGATGCAGAGATTGAGTGTATTGCCGATAAGTGTGTTGCACTCAAGAAGCTATGCATTAAAGGGTGTCCTGTATCCAATGCTGGGATCGGAGCTCTAGCTTCGGGGTGTCCCAATTTGGTTAAGGTTAAGGTGAAGAAGTGCAGAAAGATTACTGGTAGAGGGGTAGAGTGGGTGCGAGAAAAGAGGGTTTCTTTGGCGTTTAATTATGATGATAGTGAAGTTGAAGCTTTGGATGGGAGTGGAAGTGATGGTGTTGGGGGAGCTCAGGATGGTATGGCAGAGGCTGAGGCAGACGCTGAGGCGGAGGCTGAGGCTCCTTCAACTAATAACAACACCCGATTGACAATGTTGCGAACAAGGTTGGGCCTTTTGGCTGGTAGAAATATATTATCATGTGCCTTCAGAAGGCTGTCTAACATTGATAATGTGTCCAGTAGCAGCTTTTTATGA
- the LOC108335036 gene encoding F-box protein SKIP2 isoform X6, with translation MNPYANLAHFQVVTRVPHAPPPLSSMPSLCNKSFNTSPPLPAHISMGQSPSTAAPPAPDINRQQISQLHSSSDPDFDADHTIRLSDDCLAVIFHFLSNADRKECSEVCRRWRRVDGERRHRLSLVARPELQELVSPLFDRFESVTKLTLRIDRKYASLNDDALIMISKRCRNLTRLKLRGCRDVTEIGMAGVGDNCKALKKLSCASCMFGTKGIAALLDRCVTLEDLTLKRLRGVPQITEVEVGAAASLKSICIKELVNGQSFAPLVIGSKKLRTLKVIGCTGDWDDSLVRIGCLNGGLVEIHLEKVQVSDVGLVGVARCLRLETLHVVKTAECSNVGLAMVAERCRLLRKVHIDGWRTNRIGDDGLAAIAKHCPDLQELVLIGVYPTFSSLAAIACNCRNLERLALCGIGTVGDAEIECIADKCVALKKLCIKGCPVSNAGIGALASGCPNLVKVKVKKCRKITGRGVEWVREKRVSLAFNYDDSEVEALDGSGSDGVGGAQDGMAEAEADAEAEAEAPSTNNNTRLTMLRTS, from the exons ATGAACCCATACGCAAATCTCGCCCACTTCCAGGTGGTTACGCGAGTGCCCCACGCGCCTCCTCCCTTAAGTTCAATGCCTTCTCTTTGTAATAAATCCTTCAATACCTCTCCGCCGCTTCCCGCACACATTTCCATGGGACAGTCACCGTCCACCGCCGCGCCGCCTGCGCCGGATATCAATCGCCAACAAATTTCTCAGTTACATTCAAGCAGCGATCCCGATTTCGATGCCGACCACACAATCCGTCTTTCCGACGATTGCTTGGCCGTGATTTTCCATTTTCTCAGCAACGCCGACAGGAAAGAGTGCTCTGAGGTCTGCCGGCGATGGCGCCGCGTGGACGGCGAGAGACGGCACCGCCTCTCGCTTGTCGCTCGGCCTGAATTGCAAGAGCTCGTTTCTCCCCTATTTGACCGCTTCGAATCGGTCACAAAACTCACTTTACGAATCGACCGGAAGTACGCGAGCTTAAACGACGATGCTTTGATTATGATCTCGAAGCGGTGCAGGAACCTCACGCGTCTGAAGTTGCGCGGGTGCCGTGACGTAACGGAAATTGGAATGGCCGGCGTAGGCGATAATTGCAAGGCCTTGAAGAAGCTATCGTGTGCGTCGTGCATGTTCGGCACGAAGGGAATCGCAGCGCTGCTCGATCGATGCGTCACGTTAGAAGATCTAACGCTGAAGCGGCTCCGCGGGGTCCCCCAAATCACTGAGGTGGAGGTTGGTGCCGCGGCTTCGTTGAAATCTATATGCATAAAGGAGCTCGTGAACGGTCAAAGCTTTGCGCCGCTTGTGATTGGTTCGAAGAAGCTTCGAACTTTGAAGGTGATTGGGTGTACGGGGGATTGGGATGATAGTCTGGTTAGAATTGGGTGTTTAAACGGTGGTTTGGTTGAGATTCACTTGGAGAAAGTTCAAGTTAGCGATGTGGGACTTGTGGGGGTGGCCAGGTGTTTGAGGTTGGAGACTCTGCACGTTGTGAAAACCGCGGAATGCTCCAATGTAGGGCTTGCGATGGTTGCTGAGAGGTGTAGGTTGTTGAGGAAGGTTCACATAGATGGATGGAGGACTAATAGGATTGGTGATGATGGTTTGGCTGCGATTGCGAAACACTGTCCTGATTTGCAGGAGCTTGTGTTGATTGGTGTTTACCCTACTTTTTCGAGCTTGGCGGCGATTGCTTGCAATTGCAGGAATTTGGAGAGGTTGGCTCTTTGTGGGATTGGAACGGTTGGTGATGCAGAGATTGAGTGTATTGCCGATAAGTGTGTTGCACTCAAGAAGCTATGCATTAAAGGGTGTCCTGTATCCAATGCTGGGATCGGAGCTCTAGCTTCGGGGTGTCCCAATTTGGTTAAGGTTAAGGTGAAGAAGTGCAGAAAGATTACTGGTAGAGGGGTAGAGTGGGTGCGAGAAAAGAGGGTTTCTTTGGCGTTTAATTATGATGATAGTGAAGTTGAAGCTTTGGATGGGAGTGGAAGTGATGGTGTTGGGGGAGCTCAGGATGGTATGGCAGAGGCTGAGGCAGACGCTGAGGCGGAGGCTGAGGCTCCTTCAACTAATAACAACACCCGATTGACAATGTTGCGAACAAG TTGA
- the LOC108335036 gene encoding F-box protein SKIP2 isoform X3: MNPYANLAHFQVVTRVPHAPPPLSSMPSLCNKSFNTSPPLPAHISMGQSPSTAAPPAPDINRQQISQLHSSSDPDFDADHTIRLSDDCLAVIFHFLSNADRKECSEVCRRWRRVDGERRHRLSLVARPELQELVSPLFDRFESVTKLTLRIDRKYASLNDDALIMISKRCRNLTRLKLRGCRDVTEIGMAGVGDNCKALKKLSCASCMFGTKGIAALLDRCVTLEDLTLKRLRGVPQITEVEVGAAASLKSICIKELVNGQSFAPLVIGSKKLRTLKVIGCTGDWDDSLVRIGCLNGGLVEIHLEKVQVSDVGLVGVARCLRLETLHVVKTAECSNVGLAMVAERCRLLRKVHIDGWRTNRIGDDGLAAIAKHCPDLQELVLIGVYPTFSSLAAIACNCRNLERLALCGIGTVGDAEIECIADKCVALKKLCIKGCPVSNAGIGALASGCPNLVKVKVKKCRKITGRGVEWVREKRVSLAFNYDDSEVEALDGSGSDGVGGAQDGMAEAEADAEAEAEAPSTNNNTRLTMLRTRHSKMLLELFGEWHANWLHLSVRKLCQ; encoded by the exons ATGAACCCATACGCAAATCTCGCCCACTTCCAGGTGGTTACGCGAGTGCCCCACGCGCCTCCTCCCTTAAGTTCAATGCCTTCTCTTTGTAATAAATCCTTCAATACCTCTCCGCCGCTTCCCGCACACATTTCCATGGGACAGTCACCGTCCACCGCCGCGCCGCCTGCGCCGGATATCAATCGCCAACAAATTTCTCAGTTACATTCAAGCAGCGATCCCGATTTCGATGCCGACCACACAATCCGTCTTTCCGACGATTGCTTGGCCGTGATTTTCCATTTTCTCAGCAACGCCGACAGGAAAGAGTGCTCTGAGGTCTGCCGGCGATGGCGCCGCGTGGACGGCGAGAGACGGCACCGCCTCTCGCTTGTCGCTCGGCCTGAATTGCAAGAGCTCGTTTCTCCCCTATTTGACCGCTTCGAATCGGTCACAAAACTCACTTTACGAATCGACCGGAAGTACGCGAGCTTAAACGACGATGCTTTGATTATGATCTCGAAGCGGTGCAGGAACCTCACGCGTCTGAAGTTGCGCGGGTGCCGTGACGTAACGGAAATTGGAATGGCCGGCGTAGGCGATAATTGCAAGGCCTTGAAGAAGCTATCGTGTGCGTCGTGCATGTTCGGCACGAAGGGAATCGCAGCGCTGCTCGATCGATGCGTCACGTTAGAAGATCTAACGCTGAAGCGGCTCCGCGGGGTCCCCCAAATCACTGAGGTGGAGGTTGGTGCCGCGGCTTCGTTGAAATCTATATGCATAAAGGAGCTCGTGAACGGTCAAAGCTTTGCGCCGCTTGTGATTGGTTCGAAGAAGCTTCGAACTTTGAAGGTGATTGGGTGTACGGGGGATTGGGATGATAGTCTGGTTAGAATTGGGTGTTTAAACGGTGGTTTGGTTGAGATTCACTTGGAGAAAGTTCAAGTTAGCGATGTGGGACTTGTGGGGGTGGCCAGGTGTTTGAGGTTGGAGACTCTGCACGTTGTGAAAACCGCGGAATGCTCCAATGTAGGGCTTGCGATGGTTGCTGAGAGGTGTAGGTTGTTGAGGAAGGTTCACATAGATGGATGGAGGACTAATAGGATTGGTGATGATGGTTTGGCTGCGATTGCGAAACACTGTCCTGATTTGCAGGAGCTTGTGTTGATTGGTGTTTACCCTACTTTTTCGAGCTTGGCGGCGATTGCTTGCAATTGCAGGAATTTGGAGAGGTTGGCTCTTTGTGGGATTGGAACGGTTGGTGATGCAGAGATTGAGTGTATTGCCGATAAGTGTGTTGCACTCAAGAAGCTATGCATTAAAGGGTGTCCTGTATCCAATGCTGGGATCGGAGCTCTAGCTTCGGGGTGTCCCAATTTGGTTAAGGTTAAGGTGAAGAAGTGCAGAAAGATTACTGGTAGAGGGGTAGAGTGGGTGCGAGAAAAGAGGGTTTCTTTGGCGTTTAATTATGATGATAGTGAAGTTGAAGCTTTGGATGGGAGTGGAAGTGATGGTGTTGGGGGAGCTCAGGATGGTATGGCAGAGGCTGAGGCAGACGCTGAGGCGGAGGCTGAGGCTCCTTCAACTAATAACAACACCCGATTGACAATGTTGCGAACAAG ACACTCCAAAATGTTGTTAGAGCTCTTCGGGGAATGGCATGCCAATTGGCTGCATTTGAGTGTAAGAAAGCTTTGTCAATAG
- the LOC108335036 gene encoding F-box protein SKIP2 isoform X1, with the protein MNPYANLAHFQVVTRVPHAPPPLSSMPSLCNKSFNTSPPLPAHISMGQSPSTAAPPAPDINRQQISQLHSSSDPDFDADHTIRLSDDCLAVIFHFLSNADRKECSEVCRRWRRVDGERRHRLSLVARPELQELVSPLFDRFESVTKLTLRIDRKYASLNDDALIMISKRCRNLTRLKLRGCRDVTEIGMAGVGDNCKALKKLSCASCMFGTKGIAALLDRCVTLEDLTLKRLRGVPQITEVEVGAAASLKSICIKELVNGQSFAPLVIGSKKLRTLKVIGCTGDWDDSLVRIGCLNGGLVEIHLEKVQVSDVGLVGVARCLRLETLHVVKTAECSNVGLAMVAERCRLLRKVHIDGWRTNRIGDDGLAAIAKHCPDLQELVLIGVYPTFSSLAAIACNCRNLERLALCGIGTVGDAEIECIADKCVALKKLCIKGCPVSNAGIGALASGCPNLVKVKVKKCRKITGRGVEWVREKRVSLAFNYDDSEVEALDGSGSDGVGGAQDGMAEAEADAEAEAEAPSTNNNTRLTMLRTRCYVADCVLYDSESVFYGWLEMTITFLSFYRMNILTSHIYSVP; encoded by the exons ATGAACCCATACGCAAATCTCGCCCACTTCCAGGTGGTTACGCGAGTGCCCCACGCGCCTCCTCCCTTAAGTTCAATGCCTTCTCTTTGTAATAAATCCTTCAATACCTCTCCGCCGCTTCCCGCACACATTTCCATGGGACAGTCACCGTCCACCGCCGCGCCGCCTGCGCCGGATATCAATCGCCAACAAATTTCTCAGTTACATTCAAGCAGCGATCCCGATTTCGATGCCGACCACACAATCCGTCTTTCCGACGATTGCTTGGCCGTGATTTTCCATTTTCTCAGCAACGCCGACAGGAAAGAGTGCTCTGAGGTCTGCCGGCGATGGCGCCGCGTGGACGGCGAGAGACGGCACCGCCTCTCGCTTGTCGCTCGGCCTGAATTGCAAGAGCTCGTTTCTCCCCTATTTGACCGCTTCGAATCGGTCACAAAACTCACTTTACGAATCGACCGGAAGTACGCGAGCTTAAACGACGATGCTTTGATTATGATCTCGAAGCGGTGCAGGAACCTCACGCGTCTGAAGTTGCGCGGGTGCCGTGACGTAACGGAAATTGGAATGGCCGGCGTAGGCGATAATTGCAAGGCCTTGAAGAAGCTATCGTGTGCGTCGTGCATGTTCGGCACGAAGGGAATCGCAGCGCTGCTCGATCGATGCGTCACGTTAGAAGATCTAACGCTGAAGCGGCTCCGCGGGGTCCCCCAAATCACTGAGGTGGAGGTTGGTGCCGCGGCTTCGTTGAAATCTATATGCATAAAGGAGCTCGTGAACGGTCAAAGCTTTGCGCCGCTTGTGATTGGTTCGAAGAAGCTTCGAACTTTGAAGGTGATTGGGTGTACGGGGGATTGGGATGATAGTCTGGTTAGAATTGGGTGTTTAAACGGTGGTTTGGTTGAGATTCACTTGGAGAAAGTTCAAGTTAGCGATGTGGGACTTGTGGGGGTGGCCAGGTGTTTGAGGTTGGAGACTCTGCACGTTGTGAAAACCGCGGAATGCTCCAATGTAGGGCTTGCGATGGTTGCTGAGAGGTGTAGGTTGTTGAGGAAGGTTCACATAGATGGATGGAGGACTAATAGGATTGGTGATGATGGTTTGGCTGCGATTGCGAAACACTGTCCTGATTTGCAGGAGCTTGTGTTGATTGGTGTTTACCCTACTTTTTCGAGCTTGGCGGCGATTGCTTGCAATTGCAGGAATTTGGAGAGGTTGGCTCTTTGTGGGATTGGAACGGTTGGTGATGCAGAGATTGAGTGTATTGCCGATAAGTGTGTTGCACTCAAGAAGCTATGCATTAAAGGGTGTCCTGTATCCAATGCTGGGATCGGAGCTCTAGCTTCGGGGTGTCCCAATTTGGTTAAGGTTAAGGTGAAGAAGTGCAGAAAGATTACTGGTAGAGGGGTAGAGTGGGTGCGAGAAAAGAGGGTTTCTTTGGCGTTTAATTATGATGATAGTGAAGTTGAAGCTTTGGATGGGAGTGGAAGTGATGGTGTTGGGGGAGCTCAGGATGGTATGGCAGAGGCTGAGGCAGACGCTGAGGCGGAGGCTGAGGCTCCTTCAACTAATAACAACACCCGATTGACAATGTTGCGAACAAG GTGCTACGTTGCTGACTGTGTATTATATGACTCAGAAAGCGTATTTTATGGTTGGTTGGAAATGACAATCACTTTTTTGAGTTTTTACCGAATGAACATATTAACTAGCCATATATATTCAGTCCCTTAA
- the LOC108335036 gene encoding F-box protein SKIP2 isoform X4: MNPYANLAHFQVVTRVPHAPPPLSSMPSLCNKSFNTSPPLPAHISMGQSPSTAAPPAPDINRQQISQLHSSSDPDFDADHTIRLSDDCLAVIFHFLSNADRKECSEVCRRWRRVDGERRHRLSLVARPELQELVSPLFDRFESVTKLTLRIDRKYASLNDDALIMISKRCRNLTRLKLRGCRDVTEIGMAGVGDNCKALKKLSCASCMFGTKGIAALLDRCVTLEDLTLKRLRGVPQITEVEVGAAASLKSICIKELVNGQSFAPLVIGSKKLRTLKVIGCTGDWDDSLVRIGCLNGGLVEIHLEKVQVSDVGLVGVARCLRLETLHVVKTAECSNVGLAMVAERCRLLRKVHIDGWRTNRIGDDGLAAIAKHCPDLQELVLIGVYPTFSSLAAIACNCRNLERLALCGIGTVGDAEIECIADKCVALKKLCIKGCPVSNAGIGALASGCPNLVKVKVKKCRKITGRGVEWVREKRVSLAFNYDDSEVEALDGSGSDGVGGAQDGMAEAEADAEAEAEAPSTNNNTRLTMLRTSVGIFKSLLQHALPVT; the protein is encoded by the exons ATGAACCCATACGCAAATCTCGCCCACTTCCAGGTGGTTACGCGAGTGCCCCACGCGCCTCCTCCCTTAAGTTCAATGCCTTCTCTTTGTAATAAATCCTTCAATACCTCTCCGCCGCTTCCCGCACACATTTCCATGGGACAGTCACCGTCCACCGCCGCGCCGCCTGCGCCGGATATCAATCGCCAACAAATTTCTCAGTTACATTCAAGCAGCGATCCCGATTTCGATGCCGACCACACAATCCGTCTTTCCGACGATTGCTTGGCCGTGATTTTCCATTTTCTCAGCAACGCCGACAGGAAAGAGTGCTCTGAGGTCTGCCGGCGATGGCGCCGCGTGGACGGCGAGAGACGGCACCGCCTCTCGCTTGTCGCTCGGCCTGAATTGCAAGAGCTCGTTTCTCCCCTATTTGACCGCTTCGAATCGGTCACAAAACTCACTTTACGAATCGACCGGAAGTACGCGAGCTTAAACGACGATGCTTTGATTATGATCTCGAAGCGGTGCAGGAACCTCACGCGTCTGAAGTTGCGCGGGTGCCGTGACGTAACGGAAATTGGAATGGCCGGCGTAGGCGATAATTGCAAGGCCTTGAAGAAGCTATCGTGTGCGTCGTGCATGTTCGGCACGAAGGGAATCGCAGCGCTGCTCGATCGATGCGTCACGTTAGAAGATCTAACGCTGAAGCGGCTCCGCGGGGTCCCCCAAATCACTGAGGTGGAGGTTGGTGCCGCGGCTTCGTTGAAATCTATATGCATAAAGGAGCTCGTGAACGGTCAAAGCTTTGCGCCGCTTGTGATTGGTTCGAAGAAGCTTCGAACTTTGAAGGTGATTGGGTGTACGGGGGATTGGGATGATAGTCTGGTTAGAATTGGGTGTTTAAACGGTGGTTTGGTTGAGATTCACTTGGAGAAAGTTCAAGTTAGCGATGTGGGACTTGTGGGGGTGGCCAGGTGTTTGAGGTTGGAGACTCTGCACGTTGTGAAAACCGCGGAATGCTCCAATGTAGGGCTTGCGATGGTTGCTGAGAGGTGTAGGTTGTTGAGGAAGGTTCACATAGATGGATGGAGGACTAATAGGATTGGTGATGATGGTTTGGCTGCGATTGCGAAACACTGTCCTGATTTGCAGGAGCTTGTGTTGATTGGTGTTTACCCTACTTTTTCGAGCTTGGCGGCGATTGCTTGCAATTGCAGGAATTTGGAGAGGTTGGCTCTTTGTGGGATTGGAACGGTTGGTGATGCAGAGATTGAGTGTATTGCCGATAAGTGTGTTGCACTCAAGAAGCTATGCATTAAAGGGTGTCCTGTATCCAATGCTGGGATCGGAGCTCTAGCTTCGGGGTGTCCCAATTTGGTTAAGGTTAAGGTGAAGAAGTGCAGAAAGATTACTGGTAGAGGGGTAGAGTGGGTGCGAGAAAAGAGGGTTTCTTTGGCGTTTAATTATGATGATAGTGAAGTTGAAGCTTTGGATGGGAGTGGAAGTGATGGTGTTGGGGGAGCTCAGGATGGTATGGCAGAGGCTGAGGCAGACGCTGAGGCGGAGGCTGAGGCTCCTTCAACTAATAACAACACCCGATTGACAATGTTGCGAACAAG CGTGGGAATATTCAAGTCATTACTTCAACATGCACTACCAGTTACTTAA